One Glycine max cultivar Williams 82 chromosome 8, Glycine_max_v4.0, whole genome shotgun sequence genomic window, CCAAATTTTATTACTGGAGaagttgtatttcaaatttcaaacaaaaatatcattgtcaTACATGGGCCACTTAAGTAGTCGTATACACATAATATcgcatggagaaaaaaaaaagaaaaaaaaagggagttaTTACAGAACCTGTTAAAGTAAGATATCTGAAAATTTCATACTCAAGTTGGAATTCATGCGTCACTTTCCCAAGTTGAACAACCCCGGAAGTGGGAGAGAGACAAATAGTGATTTTTCTTTGGATTTCAAGTGAGTGAAAAACTTGCGATGAAAAAGAAGTGCGAAATTTATCAAGACCTACCATATTTCTAACACCATTAGCTAAACCATTCAAAAGATCAATTTTGCAGGAACAATTTATAAAGGGATTTATAAAATTGGGGGACTAAATGTGTGAATTAAACTATAGggggaccaaaatcgaaattgaAGTAAAATTGAGGGACCAAAAGTGTAATTTTACCTATAAAAAATGAAGTCTTTACGGGAAATCACTCAGACgttgacacgtgacagtcaatGTCTGAGGTTAACGGTCAACATCCAAATCGAGCTTTCAGACCAATTTTGCAGAGATTTATAAAATTGGGGaccaaatttgtaaattaaattatagggaaaCCAAATCCGTAATTTGAGATAAAGTGAGGgaccaattttacaattttgcctttattttagtgtttatttgaattcttaaaaggaaaatatttaattacttactgttttattatcattttttcttcgtataaaaatgatataaaatttcaGCTAGTAGGTGTCCAAGTAAAGTTGCCGGACCTCCTACGTCATCAGTATTACACGGATCGACATGAACCTAGCTCAGCAAACCAGGTTTTGCTAACCTTGTTATAGAAAATCCCTTTCAAGCCGCAGGGTTAGATACGTGtcttagttattattattattattattattattatatgtcgAAGTCATACTTAGTTATGATAGCTAGCTAACTCTTTTATTAACTATAATAATTGGCTACACGTTGCAGCTGCATCATTCATACATCAAACCACTGGATTCCGAAATTTGCAAATGGCCTTCCCAAACCAAGGGatttaaaagaataagaaaatacGTCTATTTAGAATTGTTTGGATAAATATACTCATATACTTCTCTAAAAAcacttattgaaaaaaaattaaaattaaaaaaagatattcttcataaactaaaattatctCATGCATGAACTAAATTGTAAAAATTCTTCCATATGAGCTTTTGTAaaacatgaattttaaattatgaaaaacttatttttttatcctaaaaagtattttttggataaatttatcCATGCAGACATACAGGCCTTATACTAAATAAATAAGGGATTCTTAATTTTGTACGTACTTTTGAATGTAATAAGGATGAGTTgaatactaaaaaattaaagagtaaGGAGAATTTCTTACTTTTAGCATAAAAATGTTGTTATGAGTGGTAAATAAATGACCCACAAACTAAggctgaaaataaattaaatgatccATGTTGGGGGTATATTTGTGTATAAATAGCAGCAAAGAAGGCATAATAAATAGGGGAGTAGTGGACTTGGAACAGCTCAACAGCAAGCCAACATACACAGTGGTTCTGGCCCTGATGGTACtcgcttctctctctctctctctctctctctctctctctctctctctctatatatatatatatatatatatatatatatatatatatatatatatatattgtctgataataaaaaaaaatgttgtgcaTGTTCAATGACAGAAACAAGCTTGCTAGCTAGGAGTTTCTCTGTACCCTATAATTAGAATGGTGATATATCACTTTTTTCGTGTAATCTAAAGAAGCTGTGTATTCTACTGTAAGAAGAAATTTATCTGAAATCACACGCTTATCCCAATTCTGTTGCCATTTATGGAGTAATGGAGATCAACCCTCAAACCTGAATGGTCCCGACTCCCCACGTTGGTTCATTTGCTTTCTCCAatgaaaaattgatatttattattgaaatacTTCTAATATATACTGCACCCattcttatataataaattcaatttttatttatcaaagtaaaatattttttcatagtcTTTTTCATCCACTTAGTATCTTCAATAAAAATCATTTGCCTTTTacctattttaattttcattaaattgtaAAACTGGCACAAATCATTTACCAtacactctttttttcttcttcttttcatgCATGGCGCGTCATTCATAGTAAGAGACACatgacttattttttttaaatttaaattttttggattttgtttaatttgatacttcaataattataatgtcaatttattttctacatttattgataaaaaaaaaagaagagaaggttgcAGAACAAGCCTATTAACAAGGATATGAGAGTCTTCACTTCACATGGTATGGTAATTGCAGAATGAACGCTTTGGTGGTGCATGCATGCAGATGCGCTGTCAGTTGTCTAGTGGTTAGAGGCTAACTCATTAAAGAGGATGCCAACAGAATTTATAGCATTGGTTCAACACTTCAATTCAACGGTTCAACTTGTCACCAAAACTACATATTATTCAATACATGTACCATATGTActataatatttatatcttaATGGCCAATTGCTGAAAGTttgaatcaataattaaaagtacatacattcaaaataataataattaaaattacatatgaTATAAATGTGCATTCTGAATTCTAAGgtgcaaaagaagaaaaaaatacttttaagctCCATGTTGACTTTGTTATATTAAtgggttaaaaataaaacaaaaaactaaaaccACACCCAATATTAATACAGACTAAAAAGGGTACATTTAaatttactaatatattttaattatttttaaaaatttattaaaaagatagaaataaacaaactttaaaattgtcatcatatttcttttttggcGTGttgtcatattttaaaatacatccAAGGTAACATATTCCTTTTAAAACTAAAGTGAATATACGTTACAAATCCCATACATCCAAGGTAAAATTGTTTAGGACTCTAATAAAACCACAAAgcatagtatttttatttttttttgttgaatgacAAAGCATAGTATTTGACATCATAATTCGTTAAGCAGACGTACACAAccgaaaacaaataaaaaatcaattgagaTATTTCTCACACTTCATCATATAAAAATCACTATCATAACCTGTAGGAATAATATGAATAGAttgtataattgatttttttttcttctactgattttataatttttaatcaattttaattaactaaaaaatatatgtttaaaaaagtgcaacaaaaaaTGTATAACTAACACTTCTCTGAGTTATAATCTTCTTTAGCAAACATTTAGAGCAtgcttgtttttcatttttgccgattaaaaaaaatgtttaatttcgCGTTTACATGACAGAAACTTGAGTCTTAAATTAGTCaaacttaatttttcatttaccaTCATGGTTGTTAATTAGTTACAGACTTTATTTGGATGGTCCAGACTCAAGTAAGTTAAAGCTATTTCTAATAGGTTTTGCATCCACTCTAACACGAGTCCATAAATTTATTGCACACATATCCCTGAATCGcaatagaatataaaaaagtatatatgagTATTAGAactcattttaataattatacacctaaaatcaattttaattacaaatttccATACAACTTtgtataacaaaataaattttttaatatttattataaaaaaatcacattacaACAAACTCAAACTCAAGTTTACCTAGAATCGAATCTAGAAATTCACattcattcaaaatcaattctatatTATAAACACGATCCAAACGCACACCAACTAGTGAGAATCTTTATAAATACACGTACAATGAGAGATCAACACATATAAGCTCaagtaaataaaactaatatttgATACCATTATTTATTAACAACGAAATATTATGTACTGTAAGATAGTTAACTTTGTAGTAGtctctttaaaaattaatttggaagaaatttataattaattaatattataaatactgtatgaaaataaaattcaaataaattttcttttatcggATTTTATACCATCATTTCAGTCAGAAAACTGAAGACTTAGCTTCATCACCACTTTTGTGTTCTGCATCAGACTTGGACCAAGTGGTATCTGACACGTTCCCACGAAGATAAATAAGCTAATGTGCCAACTTCTAGCAAGGATGGGGCGTCATTCATTGTGAGGGACCGAACCatgttcttaattattattatatatatatccatgaaatatattttttttgcctcCTAATTAAATTTTCTACTTCTATCATAAATTTGGCCATAAGCCCAGACTATTCTCACTTGATCACTATAACTGTAATCATTTTACGTTTGttcttacaaaaacaaaattgtgactTTTCGTCCCTACaaatgcataaaattttagttttgctTCTATGTTCCCTGTGCAAACACTGGGGAATAGTTTAATTTTCTAATCATATAAAATTGCTATAAAAAAGCATTTTCatacaaaaactaaaactttttgtttttttttttacttaagtgaggaaaggaaatttcagCCTAAGGGGTGAAATCCCAACTATAGGTTGACACCTGGCCCCCTACTAGGCTCAAACAACCCCCTGAAATACCAAAAAACAGGATCACGAATGAAACatgaaggaaggaaggaaggtTAGAACTATTACGACTAAGGTCAGACAAAATAAAGGTTGGGAGAAAATCCCAAAATGAAATGTTGGGAGAAAGTCCCACCAACAGAAACCTGTATTATGCACACTGAAGCCTGCAAAAGACTAAAACTTCAAATAAGAATAGCTATACAAACACACAAGTGGATAATTTAACTTTAACCATTATTATGCTTTCCAACGTCGAACCAATACATTTAATTTAAGATGCATATATTTCGAACAGACTTTGACTTTATGTGGCTTAATCAAAAGTACTATAACGTTGGacctatatttttcaaaatcatggtagataatttatttttaatgtttgtaacaaaaaaaattactataattgtacccaaaaaaatttattattaatgttcATGTCGgatgataaaataatactaataatattcGTGTCTTTTcaattgtcataatattttcGTCATAAAGATTCACGGTTGACAAAGGaatgattttatcttttaaataaataagacaaaggaatgcttgttttttttgttcagTTCATTAGCTTTTTAATCTTTCCTCTTGTTTTTAGTTCTAGGCTTGGCCGTCCtttatcaacaaataaaaacaactaGCATAACTCTACTGGGCCAAAGCCCAAATATATAAGATATATATGTTATTCAATGTTTTATCTCTGAAAAACATGAAGGTCAATTGCGTCTTGCATCTCCACAATTACTTTCTGCACCTTTTGAAGTTTTTAGAACACCTAATCtagaatgtaaaattatatttcaggTTAACCTTTtcgaaatataaaaataaaactcacaTAATTTAGGTATGATATGGTAATTCTAGtttcttttgaagtttgtcttGACATGAAAACTCACTTTGTAGCAAGACCTTTTAGTTAAGTCTATAAATTtacttgtaaataaattaataagccaaaaattatatgtaaataagcttatttaatcctttaaataaattaacaaatataatctcaaaatattataataaaattttaatataatataataacaaaatattattatttgtactTATTAAGCTTAACTATAActcttaaaaaaacttatttaatatatagataagttcaaacttcaaatttaaaaaattaatcaactcAAGGTTTGTTAAGTCTATCCTTAACATATTCCAACTTATTTGCACCCATGCATCCGTGATGTCTCCCTCACGCTAGAAGAAGCGTGAGATCCCGTCGTGTACTTTCATGGAGATGTCATTAAGGATTTTTGTCATCAAGTTAATTAGTTCCTTCACAATGCAAagtatatataatcaatttaattcctCAACCATGTCAAACAAAGAATCCTCAACCGTGTAAAATgtcatcaaattttttaagattGCATCACACTCATTTTTTGCGTTATGATAGAAAGACAAATTTTATAACACGTTAGATAACCGTAAGTGAGACAAAGAGagtaaattgattattttttttaaatgaattgaaGTGAtgggcatttttttttaaagtagaaATCGgagttttttcaatttattttttctccttttgcttTATAACTATTATGCTTCACACACAGTGTTCTGAACATTCAGTACAAAAATACCAACAACCGGATTTATTTAAACATTGTATTATTTGCATGGTGTGTACGGTTGACATATAGTTATATTCATATTCCTTATGTATGTGATCAAATACTTAATTGAATTCTCGGTTTTgtgtctataaaaaaaaattgaaatcaacCCTTTAAatagatctttatattataaaagattatttttcattcttggtTGGAAGATACTTGAACTCTTGTGTTTATCTTTGTAGCTAATTTTACTATTCTCACTTAGCTTTTATGTAACAGTATTGGTAGCAGTAAGCAGTAGCTTCTTTTTCTGTCAAATGAATTAGTTGTTCCAGGTCTAGTGAGGGCTCagataccatttttttttttttgaataactGATACCAATTTGTTAGAAATGTATGATCAGAAGTCAGAACTACAGATTTGGGAATGCCTTATTCGTTTATTGATAGTCTGGTATCGCTATATAATGGTCTGACAAGATAATAAcagaatataaaaagaaaaaaagaaaacggAAGATAAGAAACATCTACAACTAGAAATACGGAAACAGATCTTAAACAACAATTGCACTATCCTAGATAACAGGGCTCTTTTTTAACACAGATAAATCTTAAACAGAAAATCCTAAAccttttttgcttatatttttatcagcaattttttttaaaaactagaaTATGGGGTTTACTACTATGTTGCTTAAACTTATAAATGcttaatcaaatatataatatttaggtACAAAAATTCTGAGTGTGTACGTACGTAGCAGGTCCCTCTGTCTAATTGTCGTAGGctccactattttttttttgtcgaaagcttagattttttttaaaaaaaaataatgtagcaTAATTAATTGAGGATATGGGACCATTCCCTCTCTACCAGGTTTGTGTCGCACAAAGCAAGGCGATATTGCTTTCAGCGAAAGAGttacatagaaaaaaaataaaatccgtTAAGTACATTTTAGGATAAGTCAATTTGTTCTCAACATTTTCCAGAGATATTTTGGGCTTTGGTGGTGGTGTTATTTTGATTTCTCTGGAGTGACAGAAACTTAGCTGAGCATTGAATAAGACTCAGTACCTTATAGCTTCTTTTTGCTGTTGAatcttagcaaaaaaaaaaatggcatgcAATCACAAGGTTCAATCATTAGGAGAAGAAAGTGAATACCCCAACTGAATAGATTCCTCCTTAACTATGACATGTTCGATAATTTAATGCATAGATGCACTTTGTAATTTACCCACATTTATAAACCCCCGCCCCCACCGTAAAAAAATGTTGGAAATCTTATGCAACAACCCAAAAAACCATAAATGGTACCCCTACTTGCAATATCCCTTCATGCTCGACACTGGGATAGCATTGACTTGTCTTCACCTTAATGAAAGATGGTTAGTAAAAAAGTTGTTTCATTTGAGGATATTTTGCAAAGAgttgtttaaaaagaaaatattcaaagcaaatttacaaAACATGAAAGTCACCTTTCACATCTTAACTATTACCAAGTGGACCCCAACCCTCTTAGTCAATTTAAGACCatcatttctttaaaaaaaaagacacacatatatattatcCCTTATGATATAGTTCCATTCAACCTTGATCATTAACACTAAAGCAAAATGATTCAATGACCAATAAAATTTACAGGAAACTGAATAAATGAATCCGATTACTTCTTTTCCCCTTCTCTATCATACATATTCTCGTAAAATAAGAGTTCTATGTTACAAATCAAAATTGTGGTGGAGTTGCAAAGACCACATCTAGTTTCACTTAGACATTCTCATTCTCAATTAGAAAGAGCAGCTCAGCTctcagcaaaaaaaggaaaagaagttgCACAAGCTTGTACCTCTCCCCTCCCCCTCCCTCTCCACAACCTGTACAAATTCTCTGTAGTCTAAATGAATTACTATGATGCACAAGGTGAGAACTGAGAACTGCACCCCCAATCTGGCAGCACCAAGCATGCAACTTGTGACAGATGTTCCCCTTCCAATCAGTAAGAAAATCAAGACAATCAGTCGACACGAGTCACCATCCAAATAGTTTTTAAGATAGCAACCAATCAATCACTCGCTACTCGCTGTCAGTGTGCAAGTAACAAAAGAATGCATCAAGAAATTTGGAATCATTTTCTGGCCCATGATGCCGTTCTTCCCGCACAGTGTCAAAGGAGGGTTCCTTGTGCACACATAATTGAGATTCAAGTATCGTGTTACAATTAAATAATCAATCAGTACGGAATGACGTATGGAAGAGCAAAAACATCTGCGGGCTCTATGCGCAGAGCTTCTGCCCATACCTGAGGTGTCTCCCCAACCTCTATTGAAGATTTCACCACAGATTTTCTTTCTTGTGAAACATTGGTGTCAAATAGCCACTCTTGATCATCAAAATCAGACCACTGCTCCACCTTAGGTACTGAATATACCTGGCCTAAGTACTTGGTATCTGGATGGGGTGGCTTTGCAGATGCTTCAGTTACCAAAGTAGCTGGCACAGTGGCAGTGGGAGTCTTGATTGAAGAAGCTGCAAATGGCTTACTTTCAATGATCCCATTTATcttgctttctttcttttctaccTTAACACTGGTGGCTTCTCGTGGCCTATCTGAAGCATTTGGAATGGATACTTGGCAAGGTTCCCATACCCTTCCATTTTCATTGAATGGATGAGAGGAAGACAATTTTGGAAACTTATTGGGCAAACTGTCATTGActgtaacaaatttttttaaaaaaagttataacctGTCAGTCAACAGCAAAATAATGTGTACAAACTTGCGAAAACTTGTCAACATGACTGAAAAAATACCAATAAttgaaatatcaaatataagcATGTGACATCAGGGAAAACCCACCATTATCTCACAGGACGTAGTATCTGGTATTAGCTTATTAGGTCAGCAATATACTAGTCCAAATCCAATAAGAGAAAcatcttattcttttttaaatacaacTTAACAGGATCACTGAGTAGAAATGAGAACAAGACTCATCATAAGTAACACTCACCATGTGGAACTCCATTTGACTCAATGTCCTTCCGCTTCTTACGATTTTCTCCACTGACAGTGTTCCCATGGCTGTTCCTAGAAGGCTGTGcgaaagaatttgaatttataagtCCAACTTTGTtgctttcttttaatttattttgctcTGTTGTTTTAAGTTCACCATGCTCCTTAGCTTTCTcctcctttttcttctctttatcCCTGTCTTTGTCCTTCCCATGCcctttcttctccttctctttatctttccttttatctcttcgtttatcatcttttttctccttaaccttttcctttccttcatctttcttttccttAACCTTCCTTTCTTCTGTCTTTTCCTtggccttttctttttcatctttcttttccttAACCTTTTCTTTACCTTCAACTGTTGCTTCCAAATTCCTTTCAAAATACTTTCCCAATAGTTTGGGTATTCCATCAACTCTAGGATGAAAATTTCCAACATGATTCTGAACTGGTGCTGCATTTCCAATTGGCCGGACCTCATCCTGTATTCCTCGCCCATCAATCTTCTTAACATCAAGACCCATATCCTTGAGTTTTTCATTACCATCAGACCTGGTGCCACCACCTTTAGCCACCAACCTAACAGTCCCCTCATCTTTTCTATGGTTTGTATTTGTAAATTTATGAACCAATTGATGGTTAGCTCCTCCATCATCATCCTTAATCCTCCGATCCAACTCCAGGAGGAACTTTGAATCCTTGTTCTCTTCAGCCAGATGATTTTTCTCTCTAGCC contains:
- the LOC100778584 gene encoding myb-like protein X produces the protein MSRCFPFPPPGYGKKAITDEVDLLEKEKQKEKKHKKDKKDKEKRESKEKREKEGRDGKHKEKKDKKEKHREKKKDKDKDKDKSKDRDKSKSSTADDKGFPRQAEGLNAGKPHQKEIKQDNKKGILFENRLTKQYAGNNGEKAREKNHLAEENKDSKFLLELDRRIKDDDGGANHQLVHKFTNTNHRKDEGTVRLVAKGGGTRSDGNEKLKDMGLDVKKIDGRGIQDEVRPIGNAAPVQNHVGNFHPRVDGIPKLLGKYFERNLEATVEGKEKVKEKKDEKEKAKEKTEERKVKEKKDEGKEKVKEKKDDKRRDKRKDKEKEKKGHGKDKDRDKEKKKEEKAKEHGELKTTEQNKLKESNKVGLINSNSFAQPSRNSHGNTVSGENRKKRKDIESNGVPHVNDSLPNKFPKLSSSHPFNENGRVWEPCQVSIPNASDRPREATSVKVEKKESKINGIIESKPFAASSIKTPTATVPATLVTEASAKPPHPDTKYLGQVYSVPKVEQWSDFDDQEWLFDTNVSQERKSVVKSSIEVGETPQVWAEALRIEPADVFALPYVIPY
- the LOC100778584 gene encoding myb-like protein X isoform X2, coding for MPLFSLLDWTSTNPLEKQKEKKHKKDKKDKEKRESKEKREKEGRDGKHKEKKDKKEKHREKKKDKDKDKDKSKDRDKSKSSTADDKGFPRQAEGLNAGKPHQKEIKQDNKKGILFENRLTKQYAGNNGEKAREKNHLAEENKDSKFLLELDRRIKDDDGGANHQLVHKFTNTNHRKDEGTVRLVAKGGGTRSDGNEKLKDMGLDVKKIDGRGIQDEVRPIGNAAPVQNHVGNFHPRVDGIPKLLGKYFERNLEATVEGKEKVKEKKDEKEKAKEKTEERKVKEKKDEGKEKVKEKKDDKRRDKRKDKEKEKKGHGKDKDRDKEKKKEEKAKEHGELKTTEQNKLKESNKVGLINSNSFAQPSRNSHGNTVSGENRKKRKDIESNGVPHVNDSLPNKFPKLSSSHPFNENGRVWEPCQVSIPNASDRPREATSVKVEKKESKINGIIESKPFAASSIKTPTATVPATLVTEASAKPPHPDTKYLGQVYSVPKVEQWSDFDDQEWLFDTNVSQERKSVVKSSIEVGETPQVWAEALRIEPADVFALPYVIPY